In Nakamurella antarctica, the following are encoded in one genomic region:
- a CDS encoding exodeoxyribonuclease III has product MLRVAAFNVNGLRAAVRRGFPVWAAARNADVICLQEVRAPLAAIPPEALAGYHLSYHEGNQPGRAGVAILSREEPSAVRIGFGDPEFDLQGRYIEVDLPGITVGSLYLPKGAADGDILASKLRFMAEFAQHTAKATRRAKRHKREFLVCGDYNIAHSELDIKSWKTNLKSAGFLPQERAWLGELIAAGGLVDVLRMLYPDVNGPYSWWSWRGQAFDNNSGWRIDHHLATPKLAKLAITGGVDRDPSYAERISDHAPVVVDYDL; this is encoded by the coding sequence GTGCTGCGTGTGGCCGCGTTTAATGTCAATGGGCTCAGGGCGGCAGTGCGCCGGGGCTTTCCCGTGTGGGCAGCCGCTCGCAATGCAGACGTGATTTGTTTGCAAGAAGTGCGTGCGCCGCTGGCAGCAATTCCGCCGGAAGCCCTTGCTGGGTATCACCTTTCCTATCATGAAGGAAACCAGCCAGGTCGAGCTGGCGTTGCAATACTGAGCCGCGAAGAGCCAAGCGCGGTGCGGATTGGCTTCGGCGATCCCGAGTTTGATCTGCAGGGCAGGTATATCGAGGTGGACCTACCCGGCATTACGGTCGGCAGTTTGTACTTGCCGAAGGGCGCCGCTGACGGGGATATTTTGGCCTCCAAGCTCCGATTCATGGCTGAGTTTGCCCAACACACTGCGAAGGCCACGCGACGGGCTAAGCGCCACAAACGAGAGTTCCTCGTGTGTGGCGACTACAACATCGCGCACAGCGAATTGGATATCAAGAGCTGGAAAACGAACCTGAAGTCGGCCGGCTTCCTCCCGCAAGAGCGCGCCTGGCTGGGGGAGCTGATCGCCGCGGGCGGACTCGTTGACGTGCTGCGAATGCTCTATCCGGACGTCAATGGGCCGTACTCGTGGTGGTCGTGGCGTGGGCAAGCTTTCGATAACAACAGCGGTTGGCGCATCGACCACCACTTAGCCACTCCGAAACTTGCAAAATTAGCAATAACAGGCGGTGTTGATCGTGACCCAAGCTA